One Pseudomonas rhizophila DNA window includes the following coding sequences:
- a CDS encoding glucose 1-dehydrogenase — protein MQISLARQVALVTGASSGIGAGAARALADAGAAVVLNYHSSAGPAQDLAREINANGGRAIAVGADVSKEPDVERLFAQTVEAFGTLDILVANSGLQKDAAAVDMSLEDWNTVIGTNLTGQFLCARAALRIFNQQGIRQGVSRAAGKIIHMSSVHQRIPWAGHINYAASKGGVHLLMQSLAQEISHQRIRINSIAPGAIRTAINREVTEGEQEQKLLELIPYGRIGDVEDVANAVVWLASDLSDYVVGTTLFIDGGMSLYPGFHGNG, from the coding sequence ATGCAGATATCCCTCGCCCGACAGGTTGCCCTGGTCACCGGCGCCAGTTCCGGCATTGGTGCAGGCGCGGCCAGGGCGTTGGCAGACGCCGGTGCCGCGGTGGTGCTCAACTACCACTCCAGCGCCGGCCCGGCGCAAGACCTGGCCCGTGAAATCAACGCCAACGGTGGACGCGCCATCGCCGTCGGTGCCGATGTGTCGAAGGAGCCGGATGTCGAGCGACTGTTCGCCCAGACTGTCGAAGCCTTTGGCACGCTGGACATCCTGGTCGCCAACTCCGGCCTGCAAAAAGACGCCGCCGCCGTCGACATGAGCCTGGAGGACTGGAACACCGTGATCGGCACCAACCTGACCGGCCAGTTCCTCTGCGCCCGTGCCGCCCTGCGGATTTTCAATCAGCAGGGCATTCGCCAGGGCGTGTCCCGGGCCGCCGGCAAAATCATCCACATGAGCTCAGTGCACCAGCGCATCCCCTGGGCCGGTCACATCAACTACGCTGCCTCCAAGGGCGGCGTCCATCTGCTGATGCAGAGTCTGGCCCAGGAAATCAGCCACCAGCGCATCCGCATCAACAGCATCGCGCCCGGCGCGATCCGCACGGCCATCAACCGCGAGGTCACTGAAGGCGAACAGGAGCAGAAATTGCTGGAGCTGATTCCTTACGGGCGTATCGGCGATGTGGAAGATGTCGCCAACGCGGTGGTCTGGCTGGCGTCGGACTTGTCCGATTACGTGGTAGGCACCACGTTGTTCATCGATGGCGGGATGAGCCTTTATCCGGGGTTCCACGGCAATGGCTGA
- a CDS encoding cupin-like domain-containing protein, whose protein sequence is MDLQTILGKLFANADAVGIEGVFQFVFGPQQAYWSEVRASSRTQAGRHSSPDVTIEVAEKDFLGIMAGVANVEELFASGRLKIGGNMGLATLLPQIIEHARHGSGAVEKVDMNKRYPTPPRFSEKLTASLPTQRSVERRPRSELSVQAFQARYLPHGIPVVISNALQDWPLFKLSREESLVHFAELQGITRHGDYVKKTFSTERDFRSTSMADFIASLDSPAVKGADGEPPAYMGNNILPAQLMEQINYPPYFDPSLFIPPRIWIGPKGTLTPLHRDDTDNLFAQVWGQKIFTLAAPHHREALGTWSTAPQGGLDGCDFNPDAPDYQRFPRARDVTFLRVTLEAGDLLFLPEGWFHQVESVSTSLSVNFWVNSGRGW, encoded by the coding sequence GCCGTTGGTATCGAAGGTGTTTTCCAATTCGTGTTCGGCCCCCAGCAGGCGTACTGGTCCGAGGTCAGAGCCAGCAGCCGCACCCAGGCCGGTCGGCACAGCAGCCCCGACGTGACCATTGAAGTGGCGGAGAAGGACTTTCTCGGGATCATGGCCGGTGTGGCCAATGTCGAGGAGCTGTTCGCCAGCGGACGCCTGAAGATCGGCGGCAACATGGGCCTGGCGACGTTGTTGCCGCAGATCATCGAGCATGCCCGCCACGGCAGTGGCGCGGTGGAAAAGGTCGACATGAACAAGCGTTATCCCACCCCGCCGCGCTTCAGCGAAAAGCTCACCGCCAGCCTGCCGACCCAGCGCAGCGTGGAACGTCGCCCGCGCAGCGAGCTGTCGGTGCAAGCGTTTCAAGCGCGCTACCTGCCCCATGGCATTCCGGTGGTCATCAGCAATGCCTTGCAGGACTGGCCGTTGTTCAAGCTCAGTCGCGAAGAATCCCTGGTGCATTTTGCCGAGCTGCAAGGCATCACCCGCCACGGCGACTACGTGAAAAAAACCTTCTCCACCGAGCGGGACTTCCGCTCCACGTCCATGGCCGATTTCATTGCTTCTCTGGACAGCCCGGCGGTCAAGGGCGCCGATGGTGAACCGCCGGCCTACATGGGCAACAACATCCTGCCGGCGCAATTGATGGAGCAAATCAACTACCCGCCCTATTTCGACCCGTCGCTGTTCATCCCGCCACGCATCTGGATCGGCCCAAAGGGCACCCTCACCCCGCTGCACCGCGACGACACCGACAACCTGTTCGCCCAGGTCTGGGGCCAGAAAATCTTCACCCTCGCCGCCCCCCATCACCGCGAAGCCCTCGGCACCTGGTCCACGGCGCCCCAAGGCGGCCTGGACGGTTGCGATTTCAACCCGGACGCGCCGGACTACCAGCGCTTCCCCCGCGCCCGTGACGTGACCTTCCTGCGGGTGACGCTGGAGGCCGGGGATCTGCTGTTCCTGCCTGAAGGCTGGTTCCATCAGGTGGAGTCGGTGTCCACTTCGTTGTCAGTGAACTTCTGGGTGAATTCGGGGCGGGGTTGGTGA